The genomic window atatatatatatatatatatgtgtgtgtgtatatatatatatatatgtgtgtgtgtgtatatatatatatatatatatatatatatatatatgtatatatatatatatatatatatatatatatatatatatatatatatatatatatatatatatataaatatgtatatatatatatatatatatatataaatgtgtatatatatatatatatatatatatatatatatatatatatatatatatatatatatatatatatatatatatgtgtgtcatatatatatatacacatatatatatatatatatatatatatatatatatacatatatatatatatatatatatatatgtgtgtgtgtatatatatatatatatatatatatatatatatatatatatatatatgtgtgtgtgtatatatatatatatacacacatatatatatacacacacatatatatatatatatacactgcgttccaaattattatgcatgtgacatatcagtaaggtttcagtacaataaacattttagtttttctaagaaaatgtttgtttgtttatttatccatgtctttttagataactggtatcaatctcagacaaaataatttgccagatctatggaaactcTACTTAAAgatgttgttccacattattaagcaagtcacagttctcatgcaatatggggaggaagaaagatctttctgaagatgaaaagcatgaaatggtgcaattttgtgcaaaaggcatgaaaacaactaatattgtgtgaaactgaatggagattatcgaattatcataagatttgtgagtgatttagagtaCAGCAGAActtggtcagataaaggcttattggttataaagttcctgtcaaaaaaattaattgtattaaaagggcagctataaaaaaacagtgttgagcagcaaacaggtatttgaagctgctggtgtctctggagtctcaagaagctctccatgcaggctggcagttgtgcgtaaagatgcatttcagtcatcgctaaccaaacctcacaaagagaaacatttacagtgggtttagaaatacatgaagactcatttttaaatagttttattcactgactaatgccgtactacaatggatggtctaaatggatggatttatGGATGGTTGGTGGATGGCCACCACATTCCAACAAGACTGTGACGTCAGCAAGGACCtggcgggtgatgatttgggctggaatattgggaagtgagatggaaggtccctttagggtctctgagggtattaaaatgacttttgcaagatatgtgaagttcataactggccattttcagctatagtataaaaaggaggatagtgccttctgaaatacaatgccctatcccatgctgcaaaaaaacaccacagcaataaaactatttaaaaatgagtcttcatgtatttctacacccactgtaaatgtttctctttgtgaggtttggttagcgatgactgaaatgcatctttacgcacaactgccagcctgcatggagagcttcttgagactccagagacaccagcagcttcaaatacctgtttgctgctcaacactggcttttttatagctgcccttttaatacaattaatttttttgacaggaactttcattaataagcctttatctgacagagttctgctgtgctaaccctaatctccattcagtttcacacaatattagttgttttcatgccttttgcacaacatcgcaccatttcatgcttttcatcttcagaaagatctttcttcctccccatattgcatgagaactgtgacttgcttaataatgtggaacaacatctttaagtagggtttccatagatctggcaaattattttgtctgaaattgataccagttatctaaaaagacatggataaataaacaaaaattttCTGAGAAAAActcaaatctgaatgtttattgtactgaaaccTTGCTGATAtgtcatatattatatatatatatatatatatatatatatatatatatatatatatatatatatatatatattatattatatatattatattatattatattatattatattatatatatatatatacatacacacacacacacacacacacacacacacgtagcCAGctttcagttttccagcattgaATTCAAATAATTGTCTAGAAAAGAGGGATATGCAAACATTTTACTGTGTTGGTGTGTTTTCGTTCAGGTGATTGTGTTGTAGAGCAGAGGTGGATTCACCTTCACTGAAAGCCACAAATACAAGCATTTCAGTGGTTTAGGTTTCATTCTAGCTGCGCGCTCATGAATCTTCCTTGTCTTGATATCGTGTTGCTGACGAGAAACATGCGCTGAGCAGAAATACAGCATCCTATAGATAGACCAGAGTACAATCCTATCACATTCTGGTGGAGGTGAATGTGATGTGATTTTTAAGACATTACATATGTCAAGCGCATCCGCAGGGCATTGGTATAATTACCGTTTCACAAACGTGTGTCAAAACCTTATGGTGTGTAAACTCCCGCTCATATGTGTCACGACTGTTTGGATCACTGCTAAACGGGCTAAActtgtgtatatacatatatgatgTGTTTCCTCTCTTGGTGCATTTCATTGACTGTTTGGTCACATTTAAGagcacataaacacacattcaAGTCTGTTTGGCagccttttattttttttttgtcatttatcttttgtttttatcaaACTGTTCAGGTGGAATGATTTTAACTGAAATatggcagcaaaaaaaaaaaaaaaaaaaaaaaaaaaaaaaaaaaaaaagagcactgCAAAATCAAGTCCTTTGCAAAAATCagcatataatatataacaaatatttcacaaatctgtatttgtgttttttgttttttttttgtataatttctCTGTCTTatccttttatatatatatatatattttattttgaattaaagggatagttcagccaaaaatgacaattctgtcatttactcacccttaagttgttctaaacctgtatgagtttctttcttctgaacacaaaagatgatattttgaagcatattggtaaccagacagtttcTGATCCACACTGACTTCCATAGggtgaagaaaaacaaaacaaaaaactatggaagtcaatggggaccgaaacattcttcaaaatatcttcttttgtgttcaacagaacaaagaaactcatacagatttagaacaacttgagggtgagtaaatgatgacagcattttcatttttggctgaactatccctttaaaacatttCAGCTTCCACCCAAGCCACATGTCTTTTAAAAGGCCTACAATGTTTATATTCATCCTTTCTGGTTGAGGCTCAGACTGACACATGTTTGGAAAGATGAGAAAGACAACAGGAAATCAAAGCACTTGTACAcaccatatttaaaaaaataaaataaaaaaacaagctCTGGGGCGAGACAGGCTTCTGGCGTGAAGGCACTGTGAAATGGAAGAAAGATTTTCTCGTGTATTTCATTGGCTACTGGAACTGAAAACAGTTTGGGATGAACATACGGTTTCCCTAAGTGCCAATTATTGTTCTTGGGTATAAGATTTTGCAGAAAACCAACCTTACGGGTGCCGAATGTCATTTCGCatgatatttttgttgttgtttttttaatgggcAGATTTAGTAGTAAagtgatttttctttctttttttcggGGCTATGTGATAATCAGAAGTCCGTAATGAGGGGGCGTATGAAGACATATCGGAGGAGGCTGAAGATCTTGTGAATCAAAAAGAGGTGAGTTGGTGTAGAGAAGGCCAGCCTCCCCAAAATGAAGAAAATCAAGCCATGAAAACAATGCAAAGAAAAAACAAGGATGCGCTCGCAAAAGAAATTTCTGAAGTTTTTCAAGTCCACGGCTTTAAGAGTAGATTTTGGTCAGATTGTATGAGAATGGTCCCATGGAGGTCTTCCTCTTGTGTTTTTCCTTtagtttttgtcttttatcgGTACAGCTCATTGGTTATGATATCTTGAAGTTTCTCTCTCAGTTCTCTGAAGCTGGGCCGCACCACAGCGTCCAGAGTCCAGCACTGCTTCATGATGTCATACACCACTGCCGGGCAGCCGTCGGGGGCGTCCATCTTATAACCCTTCTCTACACGCGGGACAACTTCCTTCAGAGGCTGTAAGAAGACAGAACGAAGGACACCGTGACTTAGGAAGAATGTGCTTAAGTAGACAACAGTGTCCTCTAGTGGGAGAATTTGTCTGGATAACATCATAAGAATCAGAAATACTGTGGTACGTGCAGAAATCTTGAAACAcaataaagtttattttatatatttaaaagattaaatgaatatataaatagcaTTACAAAATTATGATGCCATTAATaatttctaaaatataaaaaatatttacatttagattaaaaatgtattataaccacatttattttttagattattctaattgaaataaatgattaatagtaaactaataataattataataaacatcaaataaattaagcaatataaaaatattcacaCCTATATTTTTATTGGTCATGTTTCTGTTCTTTATATATTGATATAATACTAATAGTATTCttattataataatagtatctaaaaaaactacaaatgtattttttaatttttcagctTTTAAGTAATTCGAagtgacttgcatattaattataatatcttaagttttaattttttaatgttatataaaaatgatcacaaatgtactttttattGGTCATGTTTCTGCTTTTAAGTTGTCAATTATGTATTGATATTTATATCCCATTTAAgtacttattttaaattagattattattattattatactaatAGTATTATAATTAACTTAttcaaaaaaatacaattgtatTTTTGTTGGTCATGTTTCTGCTTTGACTTGACATtataatatcttttttttagttaatttcatttaaattagattattaataaaactataatcataataataataaattaatacaatataaaaacacaaatatactttttattagtcatgtttctGCTTAGAGGTGAATTATAATTAagattaaaaatgtattgataatgatatcctatttaatttaatagtattaatgtaaattagaacaataataataataataatattagttatttatataaaaaaaactacaattgtattttttattggtCATTTTTCTGCTTTGAAGTGACATTAATTACATTATcctatttattttagttattttcatttaaattggattattaaactttaataataataataataataaatacaatataaaaaaaacaaatatacttttttattgGTCATATTTCTGCTTTCAGGTGATGTATAATTAATACTACTAAAATAAATAGGATATTATAATCAATACATTTCTAATCTTAATGTAAATTAGatcaatattttatatttttgttgttgtcgtcgtcATGTTTCTGGTTTGAAGTGACTTACAATTCTTGGATATGGTACCCGACCAAAGGAATAGATCTCCCACAGTAAGATGCCATAGCTCCATACATCTGACTTAGTGGAAAACTTCTGTTTCAGACAGAAAGGTAGAAAACAAAAAGATAAGAGGATGTTTTTGCATGTCTccatttaaacatattaaaacaaaaGCAGACAACGCACCTTCTCTCGTAAGGCCTCGGGTGAAGTCCACTTAACCGGGAGTTTGGCTGTATCTTGAGTAGATGACGCTTCCTTGGTGAGGCCAAAGTCGCTGACTTTTGCTATGTTGTCTTCTGACACTAGAACATTACGAGCCGCCAGATCCCTGTGCACGAAGTTATTGGCCTCGAGATATTCCATCGCCTTGCAGACATccctaaaaaattaaaaatcaacaagaaaaataaaagaaaacattttgaaaaatgtaaaactgaaGATAGCCCTTTATATACTTCATTaacattataattaattatgagACAAAGTTAGATGAGTgccaaaaagaaaagaaacttaCATTGAGAAATTGATCAAACGATCTCCACCAATAACAGTACGTCCTCTGGAGCGCAGATAGTCCACTAGACTACCCTGTAGAAAGAAATTAAAGGCTTTAAGAACGTCAGATCTCAAAATCTACTTTTATATGCCTAAGCAAGATTGAATGCATAAGTCTAGTTATAGAGTCACTGACCTTGGCCATGTACTCAGTGACAATGAAGAGGCTGCCCTTCTCTTCCACAATCACCCCCAGTAGCTGTACCAAGTTATTATGCCGTAATTGCCTGTAACAGTCAATATGCATattgatatttaaatatatctaaatacaCAAAGCCTTATGTTGTATTCTCCGGaacatttgattctgattggtgaCGTACGTCATGACTGAAGCCTCTGCGACGAAGGCCTGCGCTGTTGCGTCATTTTTGATACACTTCACTGCTACTTTCTTGCCTCTGTAGTCTCCAACCATCACATCTAAAAATCAAAAAGAGCATATTTTTTTAAGGCCGGGTGAATTATTGACTACTTGTGTAGTTTATGCTACTGTTAATatatttgtgttcattttttataaGCAGCGTTgaggggtaacgcattacaagtaactagagttacataatcagattactttttcagaTAAGTAACttaagttactttgttttcccatttattgactgacagctctcctgtcctcattttgaaagaaatcgtgAGTATGTGCAGAggcgttgtgtgcgctgtgtgaacaaaatggttattgtagttctagacgaAATGTGACAGGGATTTACTCGTCACACTTGAACAAAAGAAGATTTTAGtatttctcaaaatgaataaaaacagtgaaatgcaaactcagaatattatacAAACCTGCGATAAAGATGTTAAagaaacactccactttttttttgaaaataggctcattttccaactccccttgttgagttttacagttttcgaatccattcagccgatctccgggtctggcggtaccacttttagcatagcttagcatagttcattgaatctgattagaccgttagcatcgcgcttaaaaatgagcaaagagtttcaatattttacctatttaaaacttgactcttttGTAGTTACACTGTGtgctaagaccgacggaaaatgaaaagttgcaattttcCAGGCCGATATAGCTAGGAGGGAACTATattctcattccggcgtaataatcaaggaactttgctgccgtaccatgagtGAGCAGGTGCAATGATGTTACGCAGTGCCtgtgaccccctgcttgcacagggagcaTGCCTTGCAaccccggagatcggctgaatggatacAAAAACGGTAAGACTCAACTGTtgaactctaggggagttggaaaatgagccttagtgttcctttaaatatgCAATGTAACCCTTTATTTACCAAAATTGATAGCTGAACCAAATTAATTTAGATCCACTGATCTAGATGTGCTTATAATCATAAAAAAGCATCCCATTAGCACATTTGTACCTCCAAACTCTCCCTTTCCAATAGTCTGGTTAAGCTTCAGTTCTTTTCTATTCAGCGCCCAGCCACCTGTGGGAATGGAAGATTTATGAACTTATTAAAAAACACACTTTGAAGCCATGCAGCAATTTAAACCTGTATAAATGAAGAAAATGCCTGCGTGAATACGGTCAAGAAAGCTCTTACTTCTAGAGAACTCATCCTGGGCCGCCACAGTCCCCTCCATGAGTTTAGGTTTGATAAGTCTGGTACAGAGTCCATCTGCGTCTTTAGTGTAGTGctgttaacacacacacacaaagctcatttacaaaaaaaagtacCATGGCAGTATAACATAATATTCATATTAGCTGATAATACCTAATACTATGCTACATTAAATTCAAACAAATGAACACTTCACTGAATTATGCAGAACtatacacaaataaatgcacattatatacaactaaaaaagtaaaatgagCCTCGAATGTGCCGTTTAAATGTacgttttataaatattttgtgcTTTCTTCCAATAAGCACATGCAACGCAGTAAACTTGGGTCGCCAGCAGAGTGCGCTGTTGTATATGTGTGCTCTATAGCGTTTCCTCTCCTCAGAGGGACAAGTCCACACAGGCGACAACATTCTTATCATTTCAGTGTTGAAATACGTGTTTGTGATTCCATATGTCTGGACGCTATAATCGTGTGGCCAGACGACGAGATAATATTGTTACATGAATAAAACGGCATCGATTGAGCTGTTGAAATGATCTGGAACCTGCGCTCGTTTCCTCTTTGTCACTTCCTCGTTATCAACTGTTCCAGGAACTGGAGCGTGCGTGCGTGCGCGCGCCGTTCTCAAACACGCGCTCAAAATAACAACACATTTGCATGACTAGACTGTTAACAAAACAGTTCAGCGATTCTTggatatatataaacataactaTTTACCGTTTTAATTaagtgttgaaaacatttgcttaatatttttgtgggttttttttttttcagattacaaaagaacaacatttatgtgAAATGGATATCTTTTtcaacattacaaatgttttactgtcacttttaaacaatttaatctgaataaaagtattaagttAACTTGTCATAATAAACCATTACAGACAGCCCAAAGCTGTAATGTGAACCCAAATGAGCGACAACAAACAGCAATGGATAAACAACAGCGGACAGTATCAGTTTGTGGCTTTTGTTTCCTATATCTCCACTGGTTTTCCGAGGAATGTTATTGAGTGGATTGTGGGAAGAATATAGTCTGTGGTAGTCTAATCGCTATGGACATAAAGCCTTATTGTAGACTGTTTAAGACTCGTCCATTTCATTGGAAAGAGCACAACTGTTCAGCTGAGGCTATAAGGGTGGGATAAAGAGAGAGTGACTGTAGCCAAAATTACACTAAAGAATGTGTGGAATTCCGTAATAGAAAGGGTGAGGAAAGACTTGAGGAACCCATAGTGCCGCTGACCACTAAAGCCACCCAGACCCCAATCTAGAATAACCAGAGCAGAACTATTATCAACACTTAACCGAGAACGGATGACTGGCTAATCACACAGACCGACCCTAATAAAGCCAATGACCAgtggaataaaaaaaagatatgtAAATTTATACAAATTACAGTCATTTACATCTCACATCTATGTAAATCAGCCCTTTTTAAAGGCTTTCTTTTCATTAGCAGTGCTTGCTAAGGCTTTGAATGTTACCGCAAATGATGAAGCTTGTTTGAGAAGAGGTGTGCAATTGCTT from Chanodichthys erythropterus isolate Z2021 chromosome 24, ASM2448905v1, whole genome shotgun sequence includes these protein-coding regions:
- the csk gene encoding tyrosine-protein kinase CSK; its protein translation is MSTIETIWPPGTECVARYNFPGTADQDLPMCKGDVLTIIGVTKDPNWYKAKNSAGQEGTIPANYVQKREGVKSGGKLSLMPWFHGKITREQAERLLYPPETGLFLVRESTNYPGDYTLCVSCDGKVEHYRIIYHNGKLSIDEEEYFENLMQLMEHYTKDADGLCTRLIKPKLMEGTVAAQDEFSRSGWALNRKELKLNQTIGKGEFGDVMVGDYRGKKVAVKCIKNDATAQAFVAEASVMTQLRHNNLVQLLGVIVEEKGSLFIVTEYMAKGSLVDYLRSRGRTVIGGDRLINFSMDVCKAMEYLEANNFVHRDLAARNVLVSEDNIAKVSDFGLTKEASSTQDTAKLPVKWTSPEALREKKFSTKSDVWSYGILLWEIYSFGRVPYPRIPLKEVVPRVEKGYKMDAPDGCPAVVYDIMKQCWTLDAVVRPSFRELREKLQDIITNELYR